One Campylobacter sp. MIT 99-7217 genomic window, TGCCATCTTTTTCGATCTGTGCAGCCCATTTTGCATCAGCTGAAAAAAACAAATCAAACTCGCGCCCTTGAGTTAAAAGCTGATAATGCTTACCAGAAGCACCGAAAATAAGTTCCACCTCATCTTTTGGGTGTTTTTTCAAAAACGCTTCTCTTACCTCAGTCATAGCCTTAGAAGCACTTGAAGCCACAAAAACGCTGATTTTTTCAGCAAAAGCACCCGTAGCAAACACACAAGCTACGAAGAAAACAAGTATTTTTTTTCATCATTTCTCCTTAAAAAATTTGTGCAATTATAAAATAATTTTCTTTAAAGAAATATTATTTTTAAAAGGAATAATACTTTTTTAAATTTATAACCACTTTGGATCTGCGGTAAAACTTACGCTCAGCCAAATTTTATAACTTGGAATTTGTAGGGATTTTTCTATCCTCTCGCGCAATTCATCGATTTGAGCGATAGAACTAAGCTTAAAGTTTTTTTGAGTGAGTATATTGACCTCAACCATATAAAATCTTCCTGATTTTGCCACATGCGTATCATAGTCGCTAAAACCAAATTCAAGGCTTAGCTCTTGCATGATCTGTGTGATTTTTTCATCTAAATCCTTAGGTGCGACCATGATCAAATCCTTGAAATTGCACACAGCAATACGAATGGGCGATATACATAAAAAAAGCGAAAATAAAGCTAAAAGTATAGGATCAACATAAAATTTAACAAAATCAAGACTTAAAACACCTGAAAAAGGCAAAAAATACACCAAAACAAAGGCAAGCAAAGTGCCACAATAAAGCACACAATCAATCTTCCATTCTGTATTATCCACCCTAATAAGATCAGAGTCTAAAACCCTTGCAAAAAATCTCGTATAAACAAACAAAATCAAACAAAACGCAAAGGCACAAAGACTATAAATCGCTCCACCCTCAAGCTTGATCTCATAGCCTCCATTGATGATACTTTGCACAGCATTAATAAAGGCATAAATACAAACAAAAACAAGAACTAAGGACTTAAAAAGATTGACCATAGGTTCAAAGCGAACATAACCATACTGAAAAATATCATCATCTTCTTTATAAATATATCTTGAAGTAATTACGCTTAAAAAACCAAGTCCAACGCTGATCAAGGCTAAAAAGGCATCAAAAATCACCGCATTAGACTTGATCCAAATTCCAAAAACAAGCCCAAAAATCGACAAAACTAAGGCAGCAAACATAGAAACTTGAAGCACAAACTGCTCCTTTTGGTTGCTTTTTAAAGGATCTTTACTAAAAGCATTTTGAAGAGTATTTTGGCGAATTTTATGATCCCTTATGCTTTTTCCGTAGTTTGAATGTGAAATTTTCATAAAAAGCCTTGTTTATTTCTAGCTAGTATAAGCTTTTATTTTT contains:
- a CDS encoding cation diffusion facilitator family transporter, which codes for MKISHSNYGKSIRDHKIRQNTLQNAFSKDPLKSNQKEQFVLQVSMFAALVLSIFGLVFGIWIKSNAVIFDAFLALISVGLGFLSVITSRYIYKEDDDIFQYGYVRFEPMVNLFKSLVLVFVCIYAFINAVQSIINGGYEIKLEGGAIYSLCAFAFCLILFVYTRFFARVLDSDLIRVDNTEWKIDCVLYCGTLLAFVLVYFLPFSGVLSLDFVKFYVDPILLALFSLFLCISPIRIAVCNFKDLIMVAPKDLDEKITQIMQELSLEFGFSDYDTHVAKSGRFYMVEVNILTQKNFKLSSIAQIDELRERIEKSLQIPSYKIWLSVSFTADPKWL